In Planctomycetaceae bacterium, a single genomic region encodes these proteins:
- a CDS encoding D-aminoacylase: MLPHFRHCRIPLLLIAFGYTAAMAQQPQFDLVIRNGRIVDGTGNPWFSADVGIRGTQITAVGFIPENSGATEIDAAGLVVAPGFIDMHSHSDRTLFRDGDAQSKIRQGVTTDVLGEGSSGGPNTGRMPPDKVTIGGRDVEVETLGDYFKALEEATMSINVASYVGINNLWESVMGYSFERPTPEQFEQMKELLAQAMQDGALGLSTQVMTPPGSLATTDDLIELAKVAKQYGGIYSSHIRNEGLGVFDAVEEAITVGERAEIPIDIIHIKIADQVYWGRMSEIVSRIEQARRDGIQVQANVYPYTRGNNNLSSIIPPWAHEGGNEKLLERLKDPAMRERLKKDIEEGLPGWYNHYTAVGKDWSRMLISASNLYKGLTMDRVIAMKSEGRQPAPDPLDVLFDLLIEQDGSVSTVYAHHTDEDMNLALSQPWCSVGSDGSALATSGPLRAGNPHPRNFGTFPRVLGIYVREQGLLTLEDAIRKMTSLNAAKVGIFDRGLIRPGMAADITVFNPETVRDESTYNDPFHYNVGIEHVIVNGQVVLKNGEHTGARPGKVLRHVAVKL, from the coding sequence ATGCTTCCTCACTTCCGTCATTGCCGAATTCCGCTTCTTCTGATCGCTTTCGGATACACCGCGGCGATGGCTCAGCAGCCGCAGTTTGATCTGGTGATTCGCAACGGCCGCATCGTTGACGGGACGGGTAATCCGTGGTTTTCCGCCGACGTCGGTATTCGGGGAACTCAGATTACCGCCGTCGGATTCATTCCGGAAAACAGCGGAGCGACGGAAATCGACGCGGCCGGACTGGTGGTGGCTCCCGGTTTCATCGACATGCATTCGCACTCTGATCGCACGCTGTTCCGCGACGGCGATGCTCAGTCGAAGATTCGGCAGGGAGTCACCACCGATGTGCTGGGTGAAGGATCCTCGGGCGGGCCGAACACCGGCAGGATGCCTCCCGACAAAGTCACGATCGGCGGCCGTGACGTCGAAGTCGAAACGCTTGGCGACTACTTCAAAGCGCTCGAAGAAGCGACGATGTCGATCAACGTGGCGTCGTATGTCGGCATCAACAATCTCTGGGAAAGCGTGATGGGTTACTCGTTTGAACGCCCGACTCCGGAGCAGTTCGAACAGATGAAGGAACTGCTGGCTCAGGCAATGCAGGACGGAGCTCTGGGGCTGTCGACTCAGGTGATGACGCCTCCCGGATCGCTGGCGACGACGGATGATCTGATCGAACTGGCAAAGGTCGCGAAGCAGTATGGCGGCATCTATTCCAGTCACATCCGCAACGAGGGACTGGGAGTCTTCGACGCGGTGGAAGAAGCCATCACCGTGGGTGAACGCGCGGAAATTCCGATCGACATCATTCACATCAAGATCGCCGACCAGGTCTACTGGGGACGCATGTCGGAAATCGTCTCGCGCATTGAGCAGGCTCGGCGCGACGGCATTCAGGTGCAGGCCAACGTGTACCCATACACGCGCGGCAACAACAATCTCAGCAGCATCATTCCCCCGTGGGCTCATGAAGGAGGAAACGAGAAGCTGCTGGAACGGCTGAAGGATCCCGCGATGCGGGAACGCCTGAAGAAGGATATCGAAGAAGGTCTGCCCGGCTGGTACAACCACTACACAGCCGTCGGGAAGGACTGGAGCCGGATGCTGATCAGCGCCAGCAATCTATACAAGGGGCTGACGATGGATCGAGTCATCGCGATGAAAAGCGAAGGCAGGCAGCCGGCACCCGACCCGCTGGACGTGCTGTTTGACCTGCTGATCGAACAGGATGGATCTGTCAGCACAGTGTATGCTCACCACACCGACGAAGACATGAATCTGGCGTTGTCTCAGCCGTGGTGTTCGGTCGGATCGGACGGGTCCGCTCTGGCGACGTCCGGGCCGCTGCGTGCCGGGAATCCTCATCCGCGAAACTTCGGAACGTTTCCGCGAGTCCTGGGAATCTATGTTCGCGAACAGGGTCTTCTGACGCTGGAAGACGCCATTCGCAAGATGACATCGCTGAATGCCGCGAAGGTTGGAATCTTCGACCGCGGGCTGATTCGTCCCGGCATGGCGGCGGACATCACGGTGTTCAATCCGGAAACCGTGCGGGACGAATCGACGTACAACGATCCGTTTCACTACAACGTCGGCATCGAGCACGTCATC
- a CDS encoding dienelactone hydrolase family protein, with the protein MRRLSAILLPAFVFVASGYGQATAAIQTRTVEYRDGDVTLEGFVAWDSSVSGANRPGILVVHQWMGLTDYEKSRCRQLAELGYVAFALDVYGKGVRPANPQEAGKLAGVYKSDRGLYRRRLNLGLEQLRKQAGVAKQQIAAIGYCFGGTGVLELARSGADISGVVSFHGGLDSPSPEDGNNIKAKVLVCHGADDPFVPANDIEAFKSELNAAGVDWQMDIYSGAVHSFTQPMAGNDNSRGAAYNERADKRSWAAMKLFFGELFEAQSN; encoded by the coding sequence ATGAGACGTCTTTCGGCAATTCTGCTTCCGGCATTTGTGTTCGTGGCATCAGGCTACGGTCAGGCAACCGCGGCGATTCAGACTCGCACGGTTGAATATCGCGACGGCGACGTGACTCTGGAAGGATTCGTCGCCTGGGACTCGTCAGTCAGCGGCGCGAATCGTCCCGGAATTCTGGTCGTGCATCAGTGGATGGGACTGACGGATTATGAAAAGAGCCGATGCCGGCAACTGGCGGAACTCGGCTACGTCGCGTTTGCACTGGACGTCTATGGCAAGGGAGTCCGGCCCGCGAATCCTCAGGAAGCCGGCAAACTCGCGGGAGTCTACAAGTCGGATCGCGGGCTCTACCGCCGACGACTAAACCTGGGACTCGAGCAGTTGCGGAAGCAGGCGGGCGTTGCGAAGCAGCAGATCGCCGCGATCGGATATTGCTTCGGCGGCACGGGAGTCCTGGAACTGGCTCGCAGCGGCGCTGACATTTCCGGCGTCGTGAGCTTCCACGGAGGACTGGATTCACCAAGCCCGGAAGACGGCAACAATATCAAAGCGAAGGTGCTGGTCTGTCACGGAGCCGATGACCCGTTTGTCCCGGCCAACGATATCGAAGCGTTCAAGTCGGAACTGAATGCCGCCGGTGTCGATTGGCAGATGGACATTTATTCCGGAGCCGTGCATTCATTCACACAACCGATGGCGGGCAACGACAATTCGCGGGGAGCCGCTTACAACGAACGCGCGGACAAACGGTCATGGGCCGCCATGAAGCTTTTCTTCGGCGAACTGTTTGAAGCCCAGTCAAACTGA
- the glgB gene encoding 1,4-alpha-glucan branching protein GlgB, protein MGSQSAGTAELIGSTFDAPTDGSSLYRYLGAHFFDTGVRFAVWAPNAREVSVISDGNGWTHSRDWLDGSDSGVWTGFVPGAIPGTRYKYAVRDQSGHLHEKADPFAFYSELRPGTASVIWSLRDFEWHDSAWIRRRDRTNWLEAPVSIYEVHPGSWRRPTDGREFYNYRDLAHQLTEYIRETGYTHVQLMPITEHPFDGSWGYQTTGYFAPTSRFGKPHDFQYFVDYLHQNDIGVIIDWVPGHFPTDSHGLARFDGTCLYEHQDPRLGFHPDWNTLIFNYGRREVSEFLMSSARFWCDVYHVDGIRVDAVASMLYLDYSRDSNQWIPNQHGGRENLEAIQFLRDVNTMLHAEFPGIMSIAEESTAWGGVSRPVYTGGLGFTMKWDMGWMNDTLRFMQRDPVHRSWHLNDLTFRGIYAFSENFVLPLSHDEVVHGKGSLLDQMPGDQWQKFANLRLLYGLQYSTPGKKLQFMGSEIGQWNEWNHDGEIDWIVRQFDTHEGIRKLICDVNRIYESERALHETDVRPEGFRWVVGDDHSNVVVAFIRQTVDKSEQILVLANLTPAPRGPYRVGVPKAAFYREIFNSDADWYGGSGMGNQGGVYSSKVASHGCEDSIDVTLPPLAVVMFKAVSHGPNEASASPDAAKLRDPAPTS, encoded by the coding sequence ATGGGCTCACAATCAGCAGGGACCGCTGAACTGATCGGAAGCACTTTCGACGCACCCACTGACGGATCAAGTCTCTATCGATATCTGGGTGCTCATTTCTTCGACACGGGAGTTCGGTTTGCCGTGTGGGCTCCGAACGCCCGCGAAGTTTCCGTCATCAGTGATGGAAACGGCTGGACTCACAGCCGCGACTGGCTGGACGGCAGCGACAGCGGCGTCTGGACCGGTTTCGTTCCCGGAGCAATTCCCGGCACGCGATACAAGTATGCCGTCCGCGACCAGTCGGGGCATCTGCACGAAAAGGCGGATCCCTTTGCGTTCTATTCGGAACTGCGGCCCGGCACGGCGTCCGTCATCTGGAGTCTGCGGGACTTCGAATGGCACGATTCCGCCTGGATTCGCAGACGCGATCGAACCAACTGGCTGGAAGCTCCCGTATCGATCTATGAAGTCCATCCGGGTTCCTGGCGGCGACCAACCGACGGGCGGGAATTCTACAACTACCGGGATCTGGCCCACCAGTTGACGGAATACATCAGGGAAACCGGTTACACCCATGTGCAATTGATGCCGATCACCGAACATCCCTTCGACGGTTCCTGGGGATATCAGACGACCGGATATTTTGCTCCCACAAGTCGCTTTGGAAAACCGCACGACTTCCAGTACTTTGTGGACTATCTGCACCAGAACGATATCGGCGTCATCATTGACTGGGTGCCGGGGCACTTCCCCACAGATTCGCACGGCCTGGCCCGTTTTGACGGAACCTGCCTTTACGAACATCAGGATCCGCGTCTGGGATTTCATCCGGACTGGAATACTCTGATCTTCAACTACGGCCGGCGCGAAGTTTCAGAATTCCTGATGTCCAGCGCCCGGTTCTGGTGTGATGTCTACCACGTCGACGGCATTCGAGTGGATGCGGTCGCATCGATGCTGTACCTGGATTATTCGCGTGACTCCAACCAGTGGATCCCGAATCAGCACGGGGGCCGGGAAAACCTGGAAGCCATCCAGTTTCTGCGTGACGTCAACACCATGCTGCACGCTGAGTTCCCCGGCATCATGAGCATCGCGGAAGAATCCACTGCCTGGGGAGGCGTGTCGCGTCCGGTCTATACGGGCGGCCTGGGATTCACGATGAAGTGGGATATGGGCTGGATGAACGACACGCTGCGATTCATGCAGCGCGATCCTGTTCATCGGTCATGGCATCTGAATGACCTGACATTCCGCGGGATCTATGCCTTCAGCGAAAACTTCGTGCTGCCGCTGTCGCACGATGAAGTCGTTCACGGCAAGGGTTCTCTGCTGGATCAGATGCCCGGCGATCAGTGGCAGAAGTTTGCAAATCTTCGGCTGCTGTACGGCCTGCAGTATTCCACGCCGGGTAAGAAGCTGCAGTTTATGGGCAGCGAAATCGGCCAGTGGAACGAATGGAATCACGACGGCGAAATCGACTGGATTGTGCGACAGTTCGATACGCACGAAGGCATTCGCAAACTGATTTGTGACGTGAACCGGATCTACGAATCCGAACGCGCTTTGCATGAAACCGATGTGCGGCCGGAAGGCTTTCGGTGGGTTGTCGGAGACGACCACAGCAATGTCGTGGTCGCGTTCATCCGGCAGACCGTCGACAAGTCCGAACAGATTCTGGTGCTGGCCAATCTGACTCCGGCGCCCCGCGGACCGTATCGCGTGGGTGTGCCGAAAGCTGCCTTCTATCGCGAAATCTTCAACAGCGACGCGGACTGGTACGGCGGTTCCGGGATGGGCAACCAGGGTGGAGTTTACAGTTCAAAAGTTGCGTCCCACGGTTGCGAAGACAGCATCGACGTGACTCTGCCGCCGCTCGCCGTCGTCATGTTCAAAGCGGTGTCGCACGGACCGAACGAAGCGTCCGCGTCCCCCGACGCCGCAAAGCTCCGTGATCCCGCGCCGACTTCCTGA
- a CDS encoding AAA family ATPase: protein MYHHHFGFHGKPFQSAPPERAFFQSESLRRIIPVVLHTLRSDLGAAVLTGPAGIGKTSLLKYLSRRLQTDGQVVLFSAGAVRTSTAMLGLMLRRLRSNRSEGSNVPAIGRECGSAEHWQVIERLSQTVDFWGPMIVLFDDAHLANPEIFTELRSLLEEEVDGRRVCRVLISGALSLEDVLAAPAMTDFVQKIRSHVFPEPLLAGEAVSYLAAHLSAVGGDCANVFQPLSVERIVAAADGVPQCLNLLADESLLVASQTDAQLVTPEHVDEALQRLQHLPYSWNVSMTGTADDEFDRIERHTAVHGTCAEADAVTKGSTFSSDGVIEIGAPAADASSVADAASSARSVIAEHGVIEIGAVPAETTVAAADTDEVPVEPVDEFDASAAACAAADDDALPYSFPDDELAELSDSASDTADDFATSAIPDADDAAVASSGSILRIDDSDELVPAPEFEHFRPWSPPGEWRQPAATTAAVASPSESWVRLPGDVSPVPVFDRYTWLEYGRDVPFVDTVGRRYFDVPVLTAEWPPNLIGVAPSITIPVEELDESFVTVRELSHVFREEIPEPPSSAQITTVCVDAEFDACTSSVETVDAAMTRDDKHAGDDVSEVLSVDGDELFTLVEPEEGVSDEFALPDLTDLTALHPLEFDEVDEDSPEAEIAANRQSVAFETAEAPTTHELQDTVAPEVPSVLSDAPIANAGDSAAEDCRGSLQETVADCGPVETPFEDVESQVVAFEAASDVPVAPQEATETVDAVEAAAEASEAADVAALSDDVFSFEEAPATVEWHDGQLLCDSAKNGTADADEPVADEPALEEVVSLPIAEMAPASQPPSSADSEESEHVAAASVASPVVPARVDSGRLFSLPLQIADVNLSRRDGAYADLQESPVTEALLRLQETGRDPESDSEANGSRQRIVREPAFYEEVTVDQSCPDSQDGCDDELAAVGSGGRLSTEGKLRFDTLFTRLRQRRGRQS from the coding sequence ATGTACCATCATCACTTCGGATTTCACGGCAAGCCGTTTCAGTCCGCGCCTCCGGAGCGGGCTTTTTTTCAGTCGGAGTCGCTGCGGCGGATCATTCCTGTCGTGCTGCATACTCTGCGATCGGATCTCGGCGCCGCAGTGCTGACCGGACCTGCCGGCATCGGCAAGACGTCGCTGCTGAAGTATTTGTCGCGGCGACTGCAGACGGACGGACAGGTCGTGCTGTTTTCCGCGGGAGCCGTCCGGACTTCCACCGCGATGCTGGGCCTGATGCTGCGCCGACTGCGAAGCAACCGGTCAGAAGGAAGCAATGTTCCGGCAATCGGGCGGGAATGCGGATCAGCCGAACACTGGCAGGTTATCGAACGCCTGTCCCAAACCGTCGATTTCTGGGGACCGATGATTGTCCTGTTCGACGACGCTCACCTGGCGAATCCGGAAATCTTCACAGAACTGCGTTCGCTGCTGGAAGAAGAAGTCGACGGCCGACGCGTGTGCCGTGTGCTGATCAGCGGTGCGCTCTCGCTGGAAGACGTCCTGGCGGCTCCCGCGATGACGGATTTCGTACAGAAGATTCGGTCGCATGTATTTCCGGAACCGCTGCTCGCCGGAGAAGCCGTTTCGTACCTGGCCGCGCATCTCAGCGCCGTTGGCGGCGACTGTGCGAACGTATTTCAGCCGCTGTCCGTTGAACGCATCGTCGCAGCCGCGGACGGCGTGCCTCAGTGCCTGAATCTGCTGGCCGACGAATCGCTGCTGGTCGCGTCGCAGACCGATGCACAGCTTGTGACGCCCGAACATGTCGACGAAGCCCTGCAGCGATTGCAGCACCTGCCGTATTCGTGGAACGTGTCCATGACCGGCACCGCGGATGATGAGTTCGACCGTATCGAACGTCACACAGCCGTCCACGGAACCTGCGCAGAAGCCGACGCGGTGACGAAAGGCAGCACATTCAGCTCAGACGGCGTCATTGAAATCGGTGCTCCCGCTGCTGACGCGAGTTCTGTCGCAGACGCTGCTTCTTCGGCAAGGTCCGTCATTGCCGAACACGGCGTGATTGAAATCGGCGCGGTACCGGCCGAAACCACCGTTGCCGCCGCCGACACCGACGAAGTTCCCGTCGAACCGGTCGACGAATTCGACGCGTCTGCGGCAGCCTGCGCTGCGGCTGATGACGACGCCCTGCCCTATTCGTTTCCCGACGATGAGCTCGCGGAGTTGTCGGATTCAGCAAGCGACACGGCAGACGACTTTGCAACAAGCGCCATCCCTGATGCCGATGACGCCGCTGTTGCCTCATCGGGCTCCATCCTGCGAATTGATGACTCCGATGAATTGGTGCCGGCGCCGGAGTTCGAGCACTTTCGTCCGTGGTCACCGCCCGGAGAATGGCGACAACCGGCCGCGACCACCGCTGCAGTGGCGTCACCGTCCGAGTCGTGGGTCCGGCTGCCAGGTGACGTCAGTCCCGTGCCCGTGTTCGACCGATACACCTGGCTGGAATATGGCCGCGACGTCCCGTTTGTCGACACGGTTGGCCGGCGGTATTTCGACGTTCCCGTGCTGACCGCCGAGTGGCCTCCGAACCTGATCGGTGTCGCGCCGTCAATCACGATTCCGGTCGAAGAACTTGATGAAAGCTTCGTGACGGTCCGTGAACTAAGCCATGTCTTCCGCGAAGAGATTCCCGAACCGCCATCCTCAGCGCAGATAACGACCGTCTGTGTCGATGCGGAATTCGACGCCTGCACTTCCAGCGTCGAAACCGTCGATGCAGCGATGACTCGCGATGACAAACACGCCGGCGATGATGTTTCGGAAGTGCTCTCCGTCGACGGCGACGAACTGTTTACCCTGGTGGAACCGGAGGAAGGTGTCAGCGATGAATTCGCACTGCCGGATCTGACCGACCTGACGGCACTCCACCCGCTGGAATTCGACGAGGTTGATGAGGATTCCCCGGAGGCAGAAATTGCGGCGAATCGGCAGTCAGTCGCCTTTGAAACTGCGGAAGCACCGACGACGCACGAACTCCAGGACACTGTCGCGCCAGAAGTTCCTTCGGTGCTCAGCGACGCGCCGATTGCGAATGCCGGAGATTCTGCTGCCGAGGATTGTCGAGGTTCGCTTCAGGAAACAGTGGCCGATTGCGGACCGGTCGAAACGCCATTTGAGGATGTGGAATCTCAGGTGGTCGCCTTTGAAGCGGCCTCTGACGTTCCGGTTGCGCCACAAGAAGCGACGGAAACAGTGGACGCTGTGGAAGCAGCAGCGGAAGCATCGGAAGCAGCAGACGTCGCGGCACTGAGCGATGACGTGTTCTCGTTTGAGGAAGCTCCCGCAACGGTGGAATGGCACGACGGCCAGTTGCTGTGCGATTCCGCGAAGAACGGAACTGCTGACGCCGATGAACCGGTCGCGGACGAGCCGGCACTTGAGGAAGTCGTGTCTCTGCCGATTGCCGAAATGGCGCCGGCCAGCCAGCCACCTTCTTCCGCGGACAGCGAAGAATCTGAACACGTTGCCGCTGCGTCGGTCGCTTCACCTGTCGTGCCGGCGCGTGTTGATTCCGGCCGGTTGTTCAGCCTGCCGCTACAGATTGCCGACGTGAATCTGTCACGCCGCGACGGCGCGTACGCGGACCTGCAGGAATCTCCCGTCACTGAGGCTCTGCTGCGGCTGCAGGAAACAGGCCGCGATCCTGAATCGGATTCCGAAGCCAACGGATCCCGACAGCGAATCGTCAGGGAGCCCGCCTTCTATGAGGAAGTGACGGTCGACCAGTCATGTCCGGACTCACAGGACGGTTGCGATGACGAACTCGCCGCAGTCGGTTCCGGCGGCAGGCTTTCGACCGAAGGCAAGCTGCGGTTCGACACGCTCTTCACCCGGCTGCGTCAGCGCCGCGGCCGCCAGTCGTAG